A window of Clostridioides sp. ES-S-0010-02 genomic DNA:
TGAATTTAACCCACAAGCATGTGCTGTTCCATCCATTTTTATAATGAATACAGATTGATTATAAGTTACTACATCCTTTACACTATCTACATTTACTTTAGTAAAAGTAGCCCTATTGTTAGTATCACCTAATCCAAGTTGACCACTTGAATTTAACCCTGCTGAATATAGAGTTCCATCATTTTTAAGTACAAAAGTAAAGTCATAACCACATACAACAGATTTTACATCATCTATTGGTAACTTAGTAAATTCGTAATACACTGTAGACTCGATTACTCCTAATTGACCTACATTACTTGTTCCTGCTCCATATGCAAATCCATCTTTAGTTACTGCTACACTATGCTTTGAACCACAAGATACATATTTTACATTATCAATTTTTACTTTACTAAACATCCTTCTCTCTGATGAATCTTTTCCAAGTCCTAATTGAAAACCTGTATTATCACCACAAGCATATAAATTCCCATCTGATTTTAAACCAAAGGTACTATTACTTATACCAGTAAAAAATTCTACGAAATCATAATCGTTATATCTTTTATCAAAATCATCAACCAATATGTTCTTATCGTTAAAATAAGCACCACGTTGTAAAAGTTTATTTTGCTTCATTATCAGAACTACCCCCTTTATTTATCTTATTTCATATGAATACTTATTTAGAGTTATATCTTTTTGTTCTTTTAAATAAGTATTACTAGATTTTGTCTCAACAAAATTATTATCCATATCATGTATATATCTAACTCTATTTGCACTAAATGGTAATACCACATCTCTAAAAACCACATTACCAACTTCGCCTGTTATACACTTTCTATTTAAATCTAATTTTAGTCCTTCTATAGCTACTATGTTGTTTCCATTTGCTAATGTATCATACCAGTAACCTGCCTCATCTACAGTTACTTCTGACTCTAATTCTAAGTATATTAATATATCTAATACTTTTTCAGATAATTTGTTATAGCTATTTTTTAAAACTGATATATCAGTTTGTATCTGAGCACTTATAACATCGTCAAAAGATATATTTTCTATTTTTTTAACTACTTCATTTATAGCTCCTGATAAATCTTTAGAATCTGTAGATAAAATTTCTTCTCCAATTTTTACTTTTATTTCTTTTATATTCTTATCAAACTTATCGTCTAAATCTTGAATATCCTTTTGAGTCACAAAAACCAACGTTGGGTCCACTTCCAATGTCACATTTGAAGTATTAGACAATTGTAAAATCATCTTTACAACTAAATCTTTAATACTTCCATCTTCAGCACGTGGCTTATACGTCTCTGGATATTTCCCTATAGCTATTATATTGTTCTCATTATCCAAAACAGCAGCTTCTCTTATCATAAATCCACCAACTGTTCCTGGTAAAATAGTCTCTATAACTATCCAGTTAGGATTCTTCTCATCAATTCTTAGAGAATTTATATTCCCTTCCCAAACTACATTCTTTAAAGCAGTTTGTTCTTCTGTTGGCTCATAATATTCTCCATTACTATCTCCAACTTGAAACTTGGTTAATCCTACAAGTTCCCCTAGTGCAGTCGCATTTGCTATTTTTTCTCTACCAATTTTGGTTAATATTATATAAAATTTTTCTTCCAACTATACCACCTCCGATTTAGGATAAACTACTACTTTTTCTACACCTGTACTATTTGCAATAGCTATATTAATCTTACAATTACTTTCAATATATTTAATACTTAAAGGATAAACCTTTATTTCTTCTCTACTTAGCATTCCAGCTCCACAATTTATAACGGCACTACATTTTATAATTGGTTCAAAATATGGGTGAACTTTTACTTCCTCACTACAGACCATACCTCCACCACAATAGACCATACTTTTATCCAGTATTATAGGCTCTAAATAGTGCAATAAGTGAGCAGGTTTTACTTTTTCAATCATATCACTACAATCTAAAAGAGTTTTATAGTCACAGTTATTTGCTATAAAGCTCAGTATGAACGTAAATTCATCACTATAAATTTTTATGTCTGTTTCTGATTTTGTATAGGCTTCACATATACTTTTTATAACCTCAATAGTACTAGTTCCTCTACTTCTCATTTTAGCTTTTATATTACTACGTCTTGTATTAAAATCAATGTCTTTTTGTTCGATGCAGAGTATATCTTCCCACACATCTAGACCCCACGTTGCAGTATCTACAAATAATTGGGCAAAAGTATCATCAATATCATATTTGAGAATATCTAACTCTGTATCATATGCATTTTGTATCTCTTCTACAATGTAATTTCTATCAAATGATGGCAGTTTATCAATTAGTTTCATTGATTTTCCACCTCGCTAAAATCAACAGATGTTACACTTGGTATTTTGTCCTCAGTAATAGTTATATTATCTGTGCTTCCATTTATAAGTAAATTGCTTAAATCATGTACACCAATGGTGTTTATAAGTATTCCCATAACCTTTGTATAAATTATTTCTCCTCTAATCTCTCTAAAGTATGAATTTATACTTTCTAAGAAAGATTCTTTAACACTATCTAAGGTGTATCCATCTTCTAATTTCATTACTGCACTTATATTTATTTCTATTGGTGCTGGTGTCACAACTGTTATAGTTGGTCCAATAGGTTTTTCTTCATCTAGATGTTGCTGACATCTTTGAATGGTTTCTGTATCAACAGCTTGATTGTTTTTCCCAAATATAAGGACTTTAATCGTACCTGCCCCATCCCACCTTGGATAAACTTTGACATTGTACACTCCATCTACTTCCAAAGCCCATTCTTCATAATGAGCTTTATTTCCACTTGTAGCTTGGTTTCTTTGTATCTTATAGAATCGTTCTTTTAACTCTTCATCTGTCTCTATATCTGTTCCACCTTCAAAACTTCTTGTATTAACAATCTTTGTGATACCAGATATATTGTCAACTAACTTGAATTCACAATTTGTAGATAGATTATATTTCTTACCGACTTCTAGAGCTTGAACTGGACTATTGTCACCTTCTTCACTACCAATAGTTACATCTTTTATTACTACAAATAGTAAATCGCTATATGATATTACTGTTCCATTAGTTATTACAGTTCCTTTTTCTCCAATAAATTCAACTTCTCCATTTGACTCTGTTCCCAACTTTCTATATACACCAAATTCATTAACTCTCTTGTCAAGAAACTGATTATATGTATCTTGTATAAAAGCCATTTTATGTATTTTAGAAAGTTCTATATATATCTTTGCAAGTTCTAGATTATTTCCAGATACCATATTGTTTAGAAAAGAACCCTCACCTTTATAAATATCAAGCTTGATATTTTCAAGAGTTCTATTTTTTATTATTTCATATGTCTGGTCACTATACATTTATTTCCACCTCCCCATAGATAGTGGATACTTTTACATTTGCACTTAATATGTCTCTGTTAAAGTTAGCACTTTTTACATTTACTTCTAATATATATGGATTTATTAAAAGAGCTTCTTTTATAAACCTGCTCGCTTCACTTTCTGTAAGGCCTTTTGTATATTTTTGCCCTATAAGTTCTGAAAGCTCTGTTCCATATTCTAAAGAGTATATCTCATGTTCATATCTATTTGTTTTTATGCACTTGTATATCCAAACTTTTAAAGCTTCTTTTTTTTCAATTATTTTAAAATCACCTTTTTCTAAAATAGGCTCATCTTTTTCAAAATCCCAAGCTACTTCACGAAAGATTGGCAATTCTTCTGTTTTAGGCAAAATATAATCTTCTGGGACACCTATAAAAGGAAATATCGCACTCATTATAAGCTCACCAACTTACTTACAACAGCAAATTTCTCGCCTATTCTAAACATTATTACCATGTCTCCAGATTCAAAATTATCTATAAAAGGATTTTTTACTTCATGTTTATGTTCTTGATTTGTTTCTGTATCAAAGGATTCTACCTGTCTATCAAGTATCCAACTATCTATTAAAATATCTTCTTTTTCTAATATGATGTTGTTTATCTCTATTTTTAAATTTGGTAGTTTACTTTTAATTTTTCCAATAAAAAAAGAAGGTTGATTATGATACTTTCCTTCTTCTCTCATTATTCCTATAAATTCATTAATCGGATTTGCCATTATATCACCATCCTCTAAAAAATCCTTCTAGCTATGTTAAAGTCTTTTCTGCTATTAAAATTACTTACTCTAATTTTTTTACCTTTACCAGGTGCTTCTATAAATTCTCCATTTCCTATATATAATCCAACATGACTTACAGGATTATGGAAAAATACTAAATCTCCTGCTTGTAAATTTTTTTTCTCTACTTTCTTTCCTACTGTGGATTGTTGGCTTGAAGTTCTTGGCAAATTAATACTAACTTTCTTAAAGCAATAAACCATTAACCCAGAACAGTCAAAACTATTTGGTCCATTACCACCCCATTTATAAGGCTTACCTAGATGTTTTTTTGCTTCTGATATTACTGTTTTAGCTTTATCAGATACATTACCAGCGTAACCACCAATAATAATCTTTCCTTTTCTTCTTCCAAATTTACTAGCTTCTTCAACATTTCCAAATAAAATATCTATGTGGTATGTTCCATTCTTTTCTATAGTTATTGCAGATCCTACATCATTTACTTTATACACTCCGTCGCGTCCAGAAACTCCTGTAATTACCTGTATTTCATCTCCATAGTTCAGCAGAGGATGTTTATTTAAAAACTCTTTTGTGTAGTAAGTTTGTTCATATTTACCAACCATAGGAGCAGCACAAGTTTTTTTAGATGGGTCAAGTTTTTTCTCTCTACAGTCTGTATCTCCACCTTCTTCTTTTCTAGGGCAATAAGCTGTAAATTCTGCTGTAAACTCCGTTCCTCCTGTATAACCTTCTCCTCCTAAATTACTTTCTTCTTTAGGTTCATCTTGACCTGCTGACTTTTCATCCATAAGATTTTGAAAGTTTAGTTCAAGTTCAATTTGATACTCTCCATTTTGCCATGTATGTTTATCTGTATCTATATAAAATAACCCTACAAGCTTTGTATAGGAATCCTTAACTTTTACCCCTCTGCCAGTTATACAACTTACATCTCCATAACCTCTGAGAGAACAGCTTTTTTCTATACCTTTAAACTCACTATCCACATCTACATCTTGATTTTCTTGTTGCTGAATTACTTTTTGCATTATTACATTTACTTCTTTAAAAATTTCACTGTCTACTTTTTCACTAATCTTACTTCCATACTGGTCTACTACTATCACCTTATTTTTTACATTTTCCATACTTTCTGAAAAAGTAGTATTTATAATATTAAATCCCTCTTCAAACATAACACTTAGTGTAACAGTTCCTTTTTCAATAACATTAAACTTATCTAAATTGGCTTCTATCATATACTTTTTCTTAGTCTTCTTGCTTGCCTCTGTATATGCACTCATTATAGTATCATATCCATTTACTCCTATAAACATCTTAGTATGCTTAACATTAGTCTTTGCTATTGTTCCAACTGCAAGCTTATTTTCAGCAAAGACTTGCTTTGCTATATCTTCAACTAACTTGTCTTTAAAGTTGTATGACACTTCACTTTGTGTAAGTAGAAATCCCATATCTTTAGATACAAAACTAATTTCATTACTACTTGAATCTTTAGACCTATTAATTATCATTCCTCTAAAAAGCTCTTTCTCATCTACATAAAAACAAATCGTACTAGCTATTGGTATATCTATTTGTTGAAAATTCACATCAAAAGAGGATTGGATTATTGAAAACTCTAGAGTTCTTGATGGAGATTTATAATCACCTGACCAAGAAACTTTATCTACTATATCAGTTATATCATATATACTTCCATTTTTTATGTGTACCCAAATTTTAATAATAAAAAATCACCTGCCTTTTCATTTAACTTTATCAGCAGTTGTTTACAACTTATTATCCATAATAGTTATTTTTTTGGAGTTACCTTTGGTATTTTTATTCTTTTATACTCTTTTAAATCTAATGTAAAATACACATCTCGAGTCCCATCTCTTTCTTCATAGCTAAAACCCTCAATTATGACCTCCATATTTATATTTGTTTCTGTAATTGTAAATCTTAATATAAGCCCTTCATTCATCCATTTTTCAATCTTATTTACACAATCATATGGTGATGGAAAACCTGTATAATCACAAAAAGTATAGTATTTATTTGGAAAAAAACTTGATATTGAAATACTTTTAAGAGCTATACCTCCAAAAGTTGCTATTTCACCTATTTTGAGTATACTAGAAGAGTTTACAGCAGCTTTTCCATTAATACTAAAGGAAGATGGAAATACTGGAAATCTAAATCTATCTTCTGCTTGTCTAAGCCACATTTCCATTATAATACACCTCCTAATTGTGCCATTTTTATACTTGAAACTAATTTTGATGTAATTTTTTCTATATCAGCTTCTTCTCTAATTACTATTGTATCAGCTAACTTGGCTATGCTTATATTTCCACCACTTTTTCCGCTTCTATATTGATTGGCTTCTTGTTTAGTTAGAACCATTTCCCCCTCATGAAGTCTTGTTGGGTAGTCATTATAAGGTACATAGTTTAATCCAAATGCCTTTCCAAACAGTTCACTTATATCAGGATTTGTACCTGAATCATGAGCTAATCCACTGTCCATACCTTCTTCTTCATATTTCTTTCTTCTCTCTGTAATATATTTACCTATTTTAGCAGTTATCGGGCTTTCATTTATAGACTTAACCATCTTCTTCCATGAATCGCAAATTAAATTTATAAAATCAGATAAGTTTTTTAATGCATCAAGAAAAGAATCTAAAAGTGGCTCCAAAAACTTCCATGCTTCTTCTAAAATTGGACCTAATGTTTCCCATACAGTTTTCCATACGTTACCCATAGTTTCAATAAAATAATTTATTTGTGGAGCATGCTCTCCTAAAAAGGTAAAAATTCTTGTAATAATTGGACTAACAGCCTCAACTACAGGCCCAATTAGTTGAAATGCTGTAGTTACTATTGTACCAAATATACTTATTAACCCTTGTGCAATTGGTGATTTATTATTTATACTGTCTAGTAAATTATTTACTAAGTTTACTACTGGTAATAATGAATCCATTAGTGCAGTAAAGTCAATATTTTGTAATAGTGTATTTCCTGTATTAACAATTGCTTTTGGAGCATTCCCTATCATTCTTGCTGCACTATTTTCAAAATTTTCTTGTTTATTTTCAGTCATCATTTTACGCTTTTCAACCTCACTAGAAAGTCGAAATTGGGCAGAATCAGGAAGCCCTTTTTTATTTTTCATACTTCTAAATTGCATTTGTTCATCCTTATTACTAGTAATTCCTCTACCATTCACTACATTACCTATCTTTTCGGCCATTCTTTTAGATATACTAGCTAAATTTGATAACCCACATTCTATAAAAGTTTTTATTTTCTTTATTCCTTGACCTAAAATATCATCGAAAGGTTTAACAATACTCTTCAAACCATTATTAATACTTGTTTGAGCACTTGCTATTATACCTGGTATTGTATTACTCATTTCTTTAGCTAATCCCATCTGCTTTATACTTATACCTTCCAATGCTTCATCAAAAGTTTTATAATTTTCTCCTACCAAAGTATTAAGAGATTCCATATTCCCCTTTGCTGCACTTAAAAAAGCTGCTGATACATCTTGTGTACTACTTGTATCCATATTTAAAGCTCTAACATCTACCATAGCCTGAGTTATATCTTCTTCTTTTTTACCCCCAGTAATATTACTAATCATTTTAGCTTTAGTTCCCATTGCAACAACATCTTCAGGATCAAAAGGTGTATCATTTGCCATATCTACTAAACGATTATAATACTTATCAACATCTTTTTTACTAGTACTCCCAGTATTTCTTTTCATTACACTTTCTAAAACAACTTTCTGATTTTGCTCTTGACCAAGTAAGTCAACACCCTTTTTCACAGCAACACCTATAGTAGCACCATTTGTTAAATCTGATATCTTCCCCTTTATAGAACTAAGTATTCCACTCGCCATATCCTTTACAGCTATTGCACCTGTCCATACCTTCCCTGCAAACAATCTCAACTTAGGAAATACCTTACTTATAATACTACTTGCCATATCTTTAAGATTAACAATTCCTTGCCAGCTATTTTTAATAAAGTATTTCAATTTTTCCAAGAGATTACTTACAACACCCTTAGCTGTATCCTTTATTTTTATTACAACTGGCCATGCTTTGTCACTAATCTTTTTTAACTTTTCAAGTACTTTACCAAGTACCTTTTTTGCACTTGAATTTTCTATCTTTAACCTTATATTAGAAGCAAGGCTTCTTAGGAAACTTATTTTTGAATTAGCTTTTTCAATCTCTTTAGCTTTAAAATCAAATATTATTATAATTTTGGCATTTGAGTTCAATTCATTTTTCTTTTGAATCAGCTTACTGAAATAATCAATAATCATAGCTATAGTTACTGCTAGTCTCATAATACTTCCATTTAAACTTCCAATCGTTCCTGAAGCAGAATTTATACTAGAACTTAATTTTGTCATAGTAGAACTTGTACTACTAGCAGTAGTCTGAACTTTTCTTAAAGAAGAATTCAAACTATTTAATGTACTACTTGCACTTCCAATAGAATTTTTTATACTACTAGCCATTACATTAGTAGAAAGAGAAACAGCCACAGTTGCTCTTCTAAAAGTATCCGTTACTGATATGATTTGATTCATCTTTGGAGTGTAATTATCTGTAAGATACATATTTATACCTTCTTCTCTTACATTACCCACTATATACCACCTCCTGTCAAAGGACAAACTCCGTATCCATGCTTCATTTTTTCAACTTCCTCTTCAATTTCTAAGGCGAAAAAAGCTTCAATAAGCTTTAATTCGCCTTTATCCATTGCATAAAAAAGGGACGGTCTAATACCTTTTGTCTTCCAATAATAATACATTATTGTAGTTTTGGTATCCGTCCCTATTAGTTTTTTACCTCTTCTATTACTGCATTTTTACCATAACCCATTACATCTTGAAGGATTCTGTATAAATTAGTAATTTCACCTGGTAACAATAGCTTTCTTGCCAATTCCTTTGGAGTTGGAGCCTTAAATTTACTCATTAATTCCTTGTTTTTAAATAAAAGCTTTCCATCTAAATCACAAACACCTTCTATAATTGTAAGCATCTGCATCTCTGGTAAGTCTATATCCGTTTTCATATTTTCATCAATTTTAAGACAAGTATTTTGTATCTCCTCATCTTTACTTATTGTTAAAGCTTTGCACATTACTTTAAATTCCTGATCAAATATACTTGATAATCTCTTAAGTTCAACTACAGTACTTGGTCTTTCTAAATTGTCTGTATCTGCATTTAAAAGTAAGTCTACTATATTTATATTTTTTGATAATCCATTTTCACTCATTATTATCTACTCCTTTATCAATCAATTTCTATTAACTAACAGCATTTATTAACTATATATTTACTAACTATCCAGATAAAACTAAATTATATCAAGGAAGTCATACTCAGTAAATGTGAAAGGAGCCTCTATTTCTCCTTTTACTCCAACTTCCCAATCAGCTAAAGTTAAGTCATCAAAAGCTATATTTTTTACTGCTATTCTTTCTGCTCCATAAGAATCTGGGTCATTTAACTTAGATATAGCTACAAATCTAGGTTCAGAACCTCTTTTTATCTTTTCTCCAATTAACTTATGCATTCTTGAACTGACATGATATAAAGTTATTGAACCTTTCCCTTTATATCCCATATACTTCGTATCAGTTCCCATTTGACCTGCTATTATAATATCTTCTTTTGTAAATTCCATCTTTGCTTGAAATTTCTTTACTTCTGCCACTTTATCTCCATCAAGCCAAAGTTCTCCCCAAGTACCACTCATTACATTTCTAGCTTCCATATTTGCCATATTAATAATCCTCCTATATTTCTATTGATAAATCTATATCTTCCATAGCATCTAGTGCTTTTATTGTTGCTTTTAAAAATACTTTAGAACCAGTATTAGCTTCTTTTATTTCTTGTGAAGTCATATAAGATAAATCTATTCCCTTTAATTTCAAATAAGATTTTTGTGCTTCAAAATCTATTTCAACAGTAGAATTGGACTCTATAAGAGCAGATTTTTCTAGTTCTTCTAAATAACCTTTTATCGATACTATTAATAGGCATTTATTATCGTAACTATTAGTAACTTTTCCTATATAGTCATCTATAATTACCTTTCTTATATCACTATGTATAATATCCAAAGTGTCAACTATCTTGATTTTTTGGAACATCTCTCCTTTTTCTTCAGTTAAATCAGTTAAAGAATTTATTCCTCTGGCAATTCTTATAGCTCCAGCTTCTTTAATAAGGATAAGCTCTCCATTATTAACTTTTGACTCTGCATCAGCTTTAGTGCTTTTAGGTATATCAATAACATCACCAAGCTTAGTATAAGTTATTGATTGACTTAAAGGTGTTCCTGCTATAATACCAGCTATTCTACTCGTAAACTCCTCAGCACTATACTTCTTTGTTCCAACTAATGTATCTTCTGTAGTAAAATTAATTATTCCCTCATGATTTCCTGCAACTTTGCCCAATATCGCTTTAACTTTAACCTTATCTGTATCTCTAAGTTTAATTATCCAGCTTTTGATGACATTCTTATCAGCTTCTATTGCTTTAGGCATACATAAATAATTAAATTCTTTAGTTTCTAAAAAGTCTAAGGAACTTTGAACCTCTTCCTCTTCTCCTAACACATAAACTAATACTTTATTTGGTGCATTGACATTTCCCATCAAAGCCATATTTATATAGTCTTTATTTTCAGCAGATAAATCAGCTGGTATATCTTCTTTTTCATGTATTTCATTAAATCCTAGTGCTTTGGTATCTTTAAGCACCATTGCAATTATTCCTCTAGCTGAACGCTCTTTAACAGTTGTAGCTAGCTCCTTAAATGATATATTGATACTTGGTAATCCTATAGCCATACTATCACTCTCCTAAGTTTAAATTTATTTCTTCCATATTTTCATATACTTCTTCTTCTTCATATACACTATCAAGAAAGTTTAATGTAATTGAAAAGTTCAATGTATAAATTGACTCCTCTTTTTTAATGCTTTGTTCAATTTTAGCTATATTTAATTTTCTATCTCTTACATTTACAGTTCTATTAAATAGCTTATCAAGTTCATCTGAAACTTCATACATTCTTATATTATTTGATTGTGGTCTTGGTAAATACTTTATAGACATAACAACATCTTTGTTGTTTGTCTTTAACATTATGGGTGTACAAAGAACTGATACCATACTTACAAAAAAACAAGACCCTTCTGAACCTTGCATACTTTCATCATCAATAAAAATACTTTCATCAAAACTTTTTTTAAGTATATCAATAATTGTTTCTAATATTTCTTTGTTTTTAAGCAAATAATCACCACGCTATCACTAAATATTTTTTTACTTAATGTGGCAAACTTCTTATGAGTAGCATAAGTAATTTTTAAAGATACATCTAATTTCTCTATTGTTATGTTCCCTCTATATTTTTAGGTAATATCATGTTTCTCAATTCCTCACCTCCCTCACTATAGATTTCTTTCACAATAACATTATCTCATGTATTTCAGTGGGTGTTGTTGCTATAGTGTGTATAAAGTGTTGTAAAAGTGTTATGTTTTTTATAATATTTCACTTAATTTACAAATCATCTTTTTCTTTAAGTTGTAGCAAGAAGTTCTATCTAAATGCAATTTCATAGAAATATAGGTCATATTATTTTTAGTCTTACTATTATAAAAGAGATTAAAAAATTCCATCTCCATATCATTTAGACAAGTTAGAGCATTTTCTATTTTTTCCTTTTCTATTTCTATATCATCTTTTTCCATTTTTAATTTTCTTAATCTCTCCTCTTTTTTTATAACTTCATTTTCAACAGAAGAACTTATATTATATGTAGTACTAGTTTTTTCAGTATAAACTACAGCTCCACATCCAAAGTATTCATTTTCACATCTTTTTATATCTAGGTTAATATTCTTTATCTTTACATCCAAATACTTGTAATTATGTAATCTTTCATCTACTTCCTTAAGTAATATATCTTTTTTATTATCCATTGTATTTCTCCTTTTTATATTTTATTGTCTTTAGCCTTAACTTTATAATGATAGTTTCTAATCAATAGCCTTATTGCAAGTTCCACAAACTTTAAAGAACATTTTGTTCTATATATATTCAAAAAATTTTATTCATATTTTGTTCTGAAATAACAGAATTTTTTATGCAAAATGAATCATAACTTTTTATGCCTATTTCTACTCTTGATATATAATTATTTGTAATTCCCGCTTTCTCCAAATTTAGTTTGCGACAACCTTATAGATTCTCTGTAACCTTTTAAATTATTTTTAAACATACTTTTCTCCTCCTAGTATAATTAAGAATATTTTGTTCTTATCTATATTCATTATATAGAATTATTTGTTCTTTATCAATATTTTTTAGAAAAAATCATTCTTTTTTCTTTTATTAGTTTTAATTTTTAGAACAATTTGTTATAATTTATACATAAGGTGGTGTTATAATGTTTGCCAAAAGATTAAGAGAACTTAGAAAGGAATTTGGATTTACTCAAAGAGAACTTGGTGAAAAAGTAGGAGTTTCTCAAAGAGTTTTAGGATACTATGAAACAGAAAACAGATTTCCTGATGAACATATTTTAAATAAATTGGCTGATGTATTTAATGTATCAGTTGATTACCTTCTTGGAAGAACCTTGGTTAAGGAAAATATTGACACTGTTGCGGCACATAGAAAAAATCCACATGAAGACTTACCTGAAGAAGCTCAAGAACAACTTAATGATTATATAGAATTTTTACTAAATAAATATAAAAAAAAATAAACTATATAATGAGCAGATTTATTTCTCTGCTCTTTTAATATAACTTTTCATCAAACATACATTCTATATTAGGGGGATTTTTATGAATAATTTGGATAAACTTTTTGAATTAGCTTCTCAGGAAGAGATAATAATTCATTATACCACTCATATTGCAGGTGACTTAGAAGGATTATATATAAACAGGCATGGTATAAAAGTTATATCATTACTCAGTAACTTAAAACAAAATACCAATAAACTTACATCCATATTAGCAGAGGAACTTGGACATCATTTCACTAGTTTTGGATACTATATATCCTCTTATAATGATTATTACACAAAAATCATTATAGACAAATGTGAAAATAAAGCTTTAAAATGGGCTTGTGAATTTTTAATTACAGAAGAAGATATAATAAATATAATTAATTCTGGTATTACTTGCGTTTATGAAATGGCTGATATACTTAATGTAGATATCAAATTTTTTCAAAAAAGATTGGAATTCTTATCATTAAAAAAACAAACTTTACCACTTGGTAATAATAAATATCTTGTATTAACTAATTTGCCATATTTCTACATATTTGATCCAATTTCATAATAAAATGGTAGTAATTTTAATTGACTTAATAACAAAAATCTATATATTTATTTTAGCAAATTTTGGTTTCTATAA
This region includes:
- a CDS encoding baseplate J/gp47 family protein → MYSDQTYEIIKNRTLENIKLDIYKGEGSFLNNMVSGNNLELAKIYIELSKIHKMAFIQDTYNQFLDKRVNEFGVYRKLGTESNGEVEFIGEKGTVITNGTVISYSDLLFVVIKDVTIGSEEGDNSPVQALEVGKKYNLSTNCEFKLVDNISGITKIVNTRSFEGGTDIETDEELKERFYKIQRNQATSGNKAHYEEWALEVDGVYNVKVYPRWDGAGTIKVLIFGKNNQAVDTETIQRCQQHLDEEKPIGPTITVVTPAPIEINISAVMKLEDGYTLDSVKESFLESINSYFREIRGEIIYTKVMGILINTIGVHDLSNLLINGSTDNITITEDKIPSVTSVDFSEVENQ
- a CDS encoding DUF2313 domain-containing protein, with the protein product MKLIDKLPSFDRNYIVEEIQNAYDTELDILKYDIDDTFAQLFVDTATWGLDVWEDILCIEQKDIDFNTRRSNIKAKMRSRGTSTIEVIKSICEAYTKSETDIKIYSDEFTFILSFIANNCDYKTLLDCSDMIEKVKPAHLLHYLEPIILDKSMVYCGGGMVCSEEVKVHPYFEPIIKCSAVINCGAGMLSREEIKVYPLSIKYIESNCKINIAIANSTGVEKVVVYPKSEVV
- a CDS encoding phage portal protein gives rise to the protein MSENGLSKNINIVDLLLNADTDNLERPSTVVELKRLSSIFDQEFKVMCKALTISKDEEIQNTCLKIDENMKTDIDLPEMQMLTIIEGVCDLDGKLLFKNKELMSKFKAPTPKELARKLLLPGEITNLYRILQDVMGYGKNAVIEEVKN
- a CDS encoding C40 family peptidase, yielding MIINRSKDSSSNEISFVSKDMGFLLTQSEVSYNFKDKLVEDIAKQVFAENKLAVGTIAKTNVKHTKMFIGVNGYDTIMSAYTEASKKTKKKYMIEANLDKFNVIEKGTVTLSVMFEEGFNIINTTFSESMENVKNKVIVVDQYGSKISEKVDSEIFKEVNVIMQKVIQQQENQDVDVDSEFKGIEKSCSLRGYGDVSCITGRGVKVKDSYTKLVGLFYIDTDKHTWQNGEYQIELELNFQNLMDEKSAGQDEPKEESNLGGEGYTGGTEFTAEFTAYCPRKEEGGDTDCREKKLDPSKKTCAAPMVGKYEQTYYTKEFLNKHPLLNYGDEIQVITGVSGRDGVYKVNDVGSAITIEKNGTYHIDILFGNVEEASKFGRRKGKIIIGGYAGNVSDKAKTVISEAKKHLGKPYKWGGNGPNSFDCSGLMVYCFKKVSINLPRTSSQQSTVGKKVEKKNLQAGDLVFFHNPVSHVGLYIGNGEFIEAPGKGKKIRVSNFNSRKDFNIARRIF
- a CDS encoding phage tail tube protein: MANMEARNVMSGTWGELWLDGDKVAEVKKFQAKMEFTKEDIIIAGQMGTDTKYMGYKGKGSITLYHVSSRMHKLIGEKIKRGSEPRFVAISKLNDPDSYGAERIAVKNIAFDDLTLADWEVGVKGEIEAPFTFTEYDFLDII
- a CDS encoding DUF2577 domain-containing protein; the protein is MANPINEFIGIMREEGKYHNQPSFFIGKIKSKLPNLKIEINNIILEKEDILIDSWILDRQVESFDTETNQEHKHEVKNPFIDNFESGDMVIMFRIGEKFAVVSKLVSL
- a CDS encoding DUF2634 domain-containing protein translates to MSAIFPFIGVPEDYILPKTEELPIFREVAWDFEKDEPILEKGDFKIIEKKEALKVWIYKCIKTNRYEHEIYSLEYGTELSELIGQKYTKGLTESEASRFIKEALLINPYILEVNVKSANFNRDILSANVKVSTIYGEVEINV
- a CDS encoding phage tail protein, which produces MEEKFYIILTKIGREKIANATALGELVGLTKFQVGDSNGEYYEPTEEQTALKNVVWEGNINSLRIDEKNPNWIVIETILPGTVGGFMIREAAVLDNENNIIAIGKYPETYKPRAEDGSIKDLVVKMILQLSNTSNVTLEVDPTLVFVTQKDIQDLDDKFDKNIKEIKVKIGEEILSTDSKDLSGAINEVVKKIENISFDDVISAQIQTDISVLKNSYNKLSEKVLDILIYLELESEVTVDEAGYWYDTLANGNNIVAIEGLKLDLNRKCITGEVGNVVFRDVVLPFSANRVRYIHDMDNNFVETKSSNTYLKEQKDITLNKYSYEIR